A single window of Nicotiana tomentosiformis chromosome 1, ASM39032v3, whole genome shotgun sequence DNA harbors:
- the LOC138903529 gene encoding uncharacterized protein, giving the protein MGEECQSQKWLVYGLGPDEYSRIQSCTTTKEIWDTLQVAHEGTPQVKRSRGALLYSQYENFTMKEGETIQEIYTWFTTLTNKLKCIRRIISEEDRVEKILTRKANHEDRCIQDGKEPGTQNHSDLEDDEMAMITKDFKKYLMRGKVSSRSGGYNKPRVPEKQTNEGCYKSSDALSWLQEHYNSNRREIGFENLPPKWDPKSKYLTLPENKICTHCGKTGHYKSECIAKEKTSQKNKKFVQGKNRLPGWAKKNLIHPFAYRKGPKLVWVPKTNPRFPFAGPSKGEQPNMVHG; this is encoded by the exons atgggagaagaatgccaaAGCCAAAAATGGCTTGTTTATGGactcggtccagatgagtacagtagaatccaaagttgtaccactaCTAAGGAAATCTGGGATActttgcaagtggcccatgaaggaacacctcaagtgaagaggtctAGAGGAGCACTactgtattctcaatatgagaatttcaccatgaaggaaggggaaaccatccaagagatATATACATGGTTCACTACACTTACAAATAAACTTAAGTGTATTAGaaggattatttctgaagaagacagagttgagaagattctgacaagg aaggcaaaccatgaagatAGATGTATCCAAGATGGAAaggagcctggcactcagaatcactctgatctagaagatgatgaaatggctatgatcacaaaggacttcaagaagtatcTAATGAGAGGAAaggtttcttcaagaagtggaggctacaacaaaccaagggttcctgaaaaacagaccaatgagggctgctacaa gtcctccgatgcactgtcatggctacaagaacattacaatagcaatagaagagaaattgGCTTTGAGAATctgccacctaaatgggatcctaaaagcaagtatctcacacttcctgagaacaaaatttgcacacactgtggtaagactggtcactataaaagtgaatgcattGCAAAAGAAAAGActagtcaaaagaataaaaagtttgttcaagggaaaaataggttgccaggttgggctaaaaagaatttgattcaccCTTTTGCTTATAGAAaaggacccaaactagtttgggttcctaagactaacccccgATTTCCCTTTGCAGGTCCAAGTAAAGGGGAGcaaccaaatatggtacatggatag